In Promicromonospora sp. Populi, one genomic interval encodes:
- the kynA gene encoding tryptophan 2,3-dioxygenase: MTGNTRPIEASIRTDFRDEMDYGSYLGLDALLSAQHPMSDPPHHDELLFIIQHQTTELWLKLVVHELRAVRRFLDSDDLSRALKGLARVKHIQRTITEQWSVLATLTPSEYAEFRGSLGQSSGFQSHQYRAVEFLLGNKNAGMLQVFRDKPEVHALLAQLLGEPTVYDAFLRLLARRGHEVPAEILDRDVTQAWVEHPELIAVFKSIYEDPHGNWELYEACEDLVDIEDAFQLWRFRHLRTVQRTIGFKTGTGGSSGVGFLKRALDLTFFPELISVRTEIDGPLGA, from the coding sequence GTGACTGGTAACACCCGGCCCATCGAGGCCTCCATCCGCACGGACTTCCGCGACGAGATGGACTACGGCTCCTACCTGGGGCTGGACGCGCTCCTTTCCGCACAGCACCCGATGAGCGACCCGCCGCACCACGACGAGCTGCTGTTCATCATCCAGCACCAGACCACCGAGCTGTGGCTCAAGCTGGTGGTGCACGAGCTGCGCGCCGTGCGGCGGTTCCTCGACTCCGACGACCTGTCGCGGGCGCTCAAGGGCCTGGCCCGCGTGAAGCACATCCAGCGCACCATCACCGAGCAGTGGTCCGTCCTGGCGACCCTCACGCCCAGCGAGTATGCCGAGTTCCGGGGTTCGCTGGGGCAGTCCTCGGGCTTCCAGTCGCACCAGTACCGCGCGGTGGAGTTCCTGCTCGGCAACAAGAACGCCGGGATGCTCCAGGTCTTCCGGGACAAGCCCGAGGTGCACGCCCTGCTGGCGCAGCTGCTCGGCGAGCCCACCGTCTACGACGCGTTCCTGCGCCTGCTGGCCCGGCGAGGGCACGAGGTCCCGGCCGAGATCCTGGACCGCGACGTCACCCAGGCCTGGGTCGAGCACCCGGAACTGATCGCGGTCTTCAAGTCGATCTACGAGGACCCGCACGGCAACTGGGAGCTGTACGAGGCGTGCGAGGACCTGGTCGACATCGAGGACGCGTTCCAGCTCTGGCGGTTCCGCCACCTGCGCACGGTGCAGCGCACCATCGGCTTCAAGACCGGTACGGGCGGCTCCAGCGGCGTCGGCTTCCTGAAGCGGGCCCTGGACCTCACATTCTTCCCGGAGCTCATCTCGGTGCGCACCGAGATCGACGGCCCGCTCGGTGCCTGA
- a CDS encoding HipA domain-containing protein has protein sequence MRNVDDHMKNHGFLRRADGWSLSPLFDVNPNPFAVAESTPLRPGGTRIDRDVRTLLATADSYGLRQDDARRVLAEVAAATSGWTRIARDMSLPPEEIALMAEAFENPNHAEAQAA, from the coding sequence GTGCGCAACGTGGACGACCACATGAAGAACCACGGGTTCCTGCGCCGCGCGGACGGCTGGTCGCTGTCGCCGCTGTTCGACGTGAACCCCAACCCGTTCGCCGTTGCGGAGTCGACGCCGCTGCGCCCGGGCGGTACCCGCATCGACCGGGACGTGCGGACACTGCTGGCCACGGCGGACTCCTACGGCCTGAGGCAGGACGACGCCCGGCGGGTGCTCGCCGAGGTGGCGGCAGCGACGTCGGGCTGGACCCGCATCGCCCGGGACATGAGCCTGCCGCCCGAAGAGATAGCGCTGATGGCGGAGGCGTTCGAGAACCCGAACCACGCCGAGGCTCAGGCCGCCTGA
- a CDS encoding type II toxin-antitoxin system HipA family toxin: MSIHVEVELPGGGQTRAGDLDMHLNRGGALVGCTFRYAAAYLRDPRAYALCPELPLTPGNIPSGSDRPLFGVLADCQPDQWGRTLLFNAERRAARAEGRGFMTLTEVDFLLGVQDETRLGALRFSLDEGKTFMGPPRAEVPDLVDLPSLTDAADAVAQHRETDHDVRLLVAAGTSMGGARPKVTVKDPAGDLWMAKLPESSDRWDVQAWEYLTLRLASNAGIEVPVARLHRIGPSRSILLTRRFDRRPDGGRIGFLSADSLTQKAFFEVIDYRTLAETLADHSAGPPPTGTTCSAASRSPCSCATWTTT; encoded by the coding sequence TTGTCGATACATGTCGAGGTCGAGCTGCCCGGCGGGGGCCAGACCCGCGCCGGTGACCTCGACATGCACCTCAACCGGGGCGGTGCCCTGGTGGGCTGCACGTTCCGCTATGCCGCTGCGTACCTGCGCGACCCGCGCGCGTACGCCCTGTGCCCCGAGCTGCCGCTGACGCCGGGGAACATTCCCTCGGGCAGCGACCGGCCGCTGTTCGGTGTCCTCGCGGACTGCCAGCCCGACCAGTGGGGCCGCACCCTGCTGTTCAACGCGGAGCGCCGCGCCGCCCGCGCGGAGGGCCGGGGGTTCATGACGCTGACCGAGGTGGACTTCCTGCTCGGTGTGCAGGACGAGACCCGCCTGGGCGCGCTGCGCTTCTCCCTCGACGAGGGCAAGACGTTCATGGGGCCGCCGCGCGCCGAGGTCCCCGACCTGGTGGACCTGCCGTCGCTGACCGACGCCGCGGACGCCGTCGCGCAGCACCGGGAGACCGATCACGACGTGCGCCTCCTCGTCGCGGCCGGGACCTCGATGGGCGGCGCGCGCCCGAAGGTGACCGTGAAGGACCCAGCGGGCGACCTGTGGATGGCGAAGCTGCCCGAGAGCAGCGACCGGTGGGACGTCCAGGCCTGGGAGTACCTGACGCTCCGGCTGGCCTCGAACGCCGGCATCGAGGTGCCCGTGGCGCGGCTGCACCGGATCGGCCCGTCCCGGTCGATCCTGCTGACGCGCCGCTTCGACCGGCGGCCGGACGGCGGCCGGATCGGCTTCCTGTCGGCCGACAGCCTTACGCAGAAGGCGTTCTTCGAGGTCATCGACTATCGGACGCTCGCCGAGACGCTGGCGGACCACTCGGCAGGCCCGCCACCGACGGGCACGACCTGTTCCGCCGCGTCGCGTTCACCCTGCTCGTGCGCAACGTGGACGACCACATGA
- a CDS encoding helix-turn-helix transcriptional regulator, whose translation MARTSLRTQRDLASLGDHLRAWRKIHGLTAQLVADRAGITRTTLRAIETGTGTVSLENTFAVLRVLGVADAIVGASDPLTTEMGRFHAERALPQRVRVTS comes from the coding sequence ATGGCCAGAACATCCCTCCGTACCCAGCGCGACCTCGCCTCACTCGGTGACCACCTCCGCGCCTGGCGCAAGATCCACGGCCTCACGGCCCAGCTCGTCGCCGACCGTGCGGGCATCACCCGCACCACGCTGCGCGCCATCGAGACGGGCACCGGAACGGTCAGCCTCGAGAACACGTTCGCTGTGCTGCGTGTGCTCGGCGTGGCCGATGCCATCGTCGGCGCGAGCGACCCGCTCACCACCGAGATGGGCCGGTTCCACGCGGAACGGGCCCTGCCGCAGCGTGTACGAGTGACCAGCTGA
- a CDS encoding ABC transporter substrate-binding protein — translation MALGHRARAVIGSIAAASALGALMAGCSIDSPQAAEGATPEVEAQAELRALLPGELRGEATRITVGTESGYPPFEYTNEAGRIVGFEIDLFDAASDRLGLKYTFHDTLFDSLLGELYANNVDVIAAAMSDTAERQVDYDFVDYYNDSDAIMVPAGNPGGITTLADLCGLTVAVLTGSTQDEALAGLNVAECQAAPVEVLRFDTDADALAQVQEGNADAELTQWSTGAYNARQVGSGDVFEVANAEVINPSPLGFVFLKGDVELVRAYQAALQSLIDDGTYADILAQHELSAGALERATINGQ, via the coding sequence ATGGCTCTCGGACACCGCGCGCGTGCGGTCATCGGCTCGATCGCGGCAGCGTCCGCGCTCGGAGCGCTGATGGCTGGCTGCTCGATCGACTCGCCGCAGGCGGCTGAGGGCGCAACGCCCGAGGTCGAGGCGCAGGCCGAGCTACGCGCCCTGCTCCCCGGCGAGCTACGGGGGGAGGCCACGCGGATCACCGTCGGCACCGAGTCGGGCTACCCGCCCTTCGAGTACACGAACGAGGCCGGCCGCATCGTCGGCTTCGAGATCGACCTGTTCGATGCCGCCTCGGACCGGCTCGGCCTGAAGTACACGTTCCACGACACGCTGTTCGACTCTCTGCTGGGCGAGCTGTACGCGAACAACGTCGACGTGATCGCCGCGGCGATGTCGGACACCGCTGAGCGCCAGGTGGACTACGACTTCGTGGACTACTACAACGACAGCGACGCGATCATGGTCCCGGCCGGCAACCCCGGCGGGATCACGACCCTTGCGGACCTCTGCGGTCTTACGGTGGCCGTGCTGACCGGATCGACCCAGGACGAGGCGCTCGCCGGGCTGAACGTTGCGGAGTGCCAGGCCGCGCCGGTCGAGGTGCTCCGGTTCGACACCGATGCCGACGCGCTCGCGCAGGTCCAGGAGGGCAACGCGGACGCCGAGCTCACCCAGTGGTCCACCGGCGCCTACAACGCGAGGCAGGTCGGCTCGGGCGACGTCTTCGAGGTGGCGAACGCAGAGGTCATCAACCCGTCGCCGCTGGGCTTCGTGTTCCTGAAGGGCGACGTCGAGCTGGTGCGGGCCTACCAGGCCGCCCTGCAGAGCCTGATCGACGACGGCACCTACGCCGACATCCTCGCGCAGCACGAGCTCTCGGCGGGAGCGCTGGAACGGGCCACGATCAACGGCCAGTGA
- the mfd gene encoding transcription-repair coupling factor yields MNLTGLLPTLLRDPGASAAMEHVRTRGFVDVVGPAGVRPPLLVAAAERRPLVVVTATGREADDLATSLRGYLPEDRADDVAVLPAWETLPHERLSPRADTVAKRLAVFRRLAHPAQGHGQAGAIRLLVMPVRALLQPVIDGLGELEPVQLEIGATADLTDVAERLTAAAYTRVDMVERRGEFAVRGGILDIFPPTEDHPLRCEFWGDEITEIRWFSVADQRSLEIAERGLWAPPCREILLTDAVRARAADLVQTLPGAVEMLDKLAAGVAVEGMESLAPVLVDRMLPVLELVPEDALLVIDEPERVRRRAHDLVATTDEFLAAAWAGAVAGGATPIDLSAASFATFAEVREIAARRGLGWWTLSAFTQDLELADDDLAAGGDESVFTIGARDVESYRGDLARALDDVHGLQVASWRLVLTTEGHGPAKRMTEQLSAAGTAARLSVSLEEEPEPGVVQVLAGGAGKGFVAPELKLAVFSEQDLTGRAGSGTRDMRKMPSRRRNVVDPLQLKAGDFVVHEQHGVGRFVEMAQRTMGTAGNRATREYLVIEYASSKRGQPGDRLFVPTDQLDQVTKYTGGESPSLSKMGGSDWKNTKAKARKHVREIASELIKLYSARMATQGHAYGPDTPWQRELEDAFAYVETPDQLATIDEVKADMEKSVPMDRLVCGDVGYGKTEIAIRAAFKAVQDGKQVAILVPTTLLVQQHFETFSERYTGFPVTVRALSRFQSAKESEETLAGLKDGTVDVVIGTHRLITGSVVFKDLGLVVIDEEQRFGVEHKETLKQLRTNVDVLAMSATPIPRTLEMAVTGIREMSTLATPPEERHPVLTYVGAFEEKQIAAALRRELLREGQVFYVHNKVETIQRTASRLNELVPEARIGVAHGKMSEHQLDQVIRGFWEKELDVLVCTTIIETGLDISNANTLILERSDMLGLSQLHQLRGRVGRGRERAYAYFLYPPEKPLTETAHDRLATMAAHTDLGAGMQIAMKDLEIRGAGNLLGGEQSGHIAGVGFDLYVRMVGEAVSAFRGDAEEETPEVTIELPVDAHLPESYIATERLRLEAYKKIATAHDAAALDEVRAELTDRYGALPEVAGALFDVAAFRNHARRAELTDITAQGKYIRFAPMNLPESAQLRLKRLYPGTILKPAIRAVLVPFPTTARIGGRPLRGTEVLEWARGLIDAVILADVGAAAKVGTTA; encoded by the coding sequence ATGAACCTCACTGGTCTGCTCCCCACCCTCCTGCGTGATCCCGGCGCCTCCGCCGCGATGGAACACGTGCGCACCCGCGGGTTCGTGGACGTGGTGGGGCCGGCGGGCGTGCGCCCGCCGTTGCTGGTGGCCGCCGCCGAGCGGCGCCCGCTCGTGGTGGTCACCGCGACGGGCCGTGAGGCGGACGACCTGGCCACGAGCCTGCGCGGCTACCTGCCGGAGGACCGGGCCGACGACGTAGCGGTGCTGCCCGCCTGGGAGACGCTGCCGCACGAGCGGCTCAGCCCGCGCGCGGACACGGTGGCCAAGCGTCTCGCGGTGTTCCGCCGGCTGGCTCACCCGGCGCAGGGGCACGGGCAGGCGGGCGCGATCCGCCTCCTGGTGATGCCGGTCCGGGCGCTGCTGCAGCCCGTCATCGACGGCCTGGGGGAGCTGGAACCGGTCCAGCTGGAGATCGGCGCCACGGCAGACCTGACCGACGTCGCCGAGCGGCTCACCGCCGCCGCGTACACCCGCGTCGACATGGTCGAGCGGCGCGGCGAGTTCGCCGTGCGCGGCGGGATCCTCGACATCTTCCCGCCCACGGAGGACCACCCGCTGCGGTGCGAGTTCTGGGGCGACGAGATCACGGAGATCCGCTGGTTCTCCGTCGCCGACCAGCGCAGCCTGGAGATCGCGGAGCGTGGGCTCTGGGCTCCGCCGTGCCGCGAGATCCTGCTGACCGACGCCGTCCGGGCGCGCGCCGCGGACCTGGTCCAGACCCTGCCGGGCGCGGTCGAGATGCTCGACAAGCTCGCCGCGGGTGTCGCCGTCGAGGGTATGGAGTCGCTCGCGCCGGTGCTCGTGGACCGCATGCTCCCCGTCCTGGAGCTTGTACCCGAGGATGCGCTGCTCGTGATCGACGAGCCGGAGCGCGTGCGGCGTCGTGCGCACGACCTCGTCGCGACCACCGACGAGTTCCTCGCCGCCGCGTGGGCGGGCGCGGTAGCCGGCGGCGCGACGCCGATCGACCTGTCCGCCGCGTCCTTCGCCACGTTCGCCGAGGTGCGCGAGATCGCCGCCCGGCGCGGCCTCGGCTGGTGGACCCTGTCGGCCTTCACGCAGGACCTGGAGCTCGCCGACGACGACCTGGCCGCCGGGGGTGACGAGTCGGTGTTCACCATCGGCGCGCGGGACGTCGAGTCGTACCGCGGCGACCTCGCGCGCGCCCTGGACGACGTGCACGGCCTGCAGGTCGCGAGCTGGCGGCTCGTGCTGACCACCGAGGGCCACGGCCCGGCGAAGCGCATGACGGAACAACTCTCGGCGGCGGGCACCGCCGCCCGGCTCTCGGTCTCGCTGGAGGAGGAGCCGGAGCCCGGCGTCGTGCAGGTCCTGGCGGGTGGGGCGGGCAAGGGGTTCGTGGCGCCCGAGCTCAAGCTCGCCGTCTTCTCCGAGCAGGACCTGACCGGGCGGGCCGGCTCGGGCACACGCGACATGCGCAAGATGCCCAGCCGCCGCCGGAACGTCGTGGACCCGCTCCAGCTCAAGGCCGGCGACTTCGTGGTGCACGAGCAGCACGGTGTCGGCCGGTTCGTCGAGATGGCCCAGCGCACCATGGGCACCGCCGGCAACCGGGCCACCCGCGAGTACCTCGTCATCGAGTACGCGAGCAGCAAGCGCGGCCAGCCCGGCGACCGGCTGTTCGTGCCCACCGACCAGCTCGACCAGGTCACCAAGTACACCGGCGGGGAGTCGCCGTCGCTGTCCAAGATGGGTGGCTCCGACTGGAAGAACACCAAGGCGAAGGCCCGCAAGCACGTCCGGGAGATCGCCAGTGAGCTGATCAAGCTCTACAGCGCCCGGATGGCGACGCAGGGCCACGCCTACGGCCCCGACACCCCGTGGCAGCGCGAGCTGGAGGACGCCTTCGCGTACGTCGAGACGCCGGACCAGCTCGCGACCATCGACGAGGTCAAGGCCGACATGGAGAAGTCGGTGCCGATGGACCGCCTGGTGTGCGGCGACGTCGGGTACGGCAAGACGGAGATCGCCATCCGGGCCGCGTTCAAGGCGGTGCAGGACGGCAAGCAGGTGGCGATCCTGGTCCCCACCACGCTGCTGGTGCAGCAGCACTTCGAGACCTTCTCCGAGCGGTACACCGGGTTCCCCGTCACCGTGCGGGCGCTCAGCCGCTTCCAGTCGGCCAAGGAGTCCGAGGAGACGCTCGCCGGGCTCAAGGACGGCACGGTCGACGTCGTCATCGGCACTCACCGCCTCATCACCGGTTCCGTCGTCTTCAAGGACCTGGGCCTGGTGGTCATCGACGAGGAGCAGCGCTTCGGCGTCGAGCACAAGGAGACGCTCAAGCAGCTGCGCACCAACGTCGACGTGCTGGCCATGTCCGCCACGCCGATCCCGCGCACGCTCGAGATGGCGGTCACCGGCATCCGCGAGATGTCCACCCTGGCCACGCCCCCGGAGGAGCGGCACCCGGTGCTCACCTACGTGGGCGCCTTCGAGGAGAAGCAGATCGCCGCTGCGCTGCGGCGGGAGCTGCTGCGCGAGGGCCAGGTCTTCTACGTGCACAACAAGGTCGAGACCATCCAGCGCACCGCCTCCCGGCTGAACGAGCTGGTGCCCGAGGCCCGCATCGGCGTCGCCCACGGCAAGATGAGCGAGCACCAGCTCGACCAGGTCATCCGCGGCTTCTGGGAGAAGGAGCTCGACGTCCTGGTGTGCACCACGATCATCGAGACCGGCCTGGACATCTCCAACGCCAACACCCTGATCCTGGAGCGCTCCGACATGCTGGGCCTGTCCCAGCTGCACCAGCTCCGCGGGCGGGTCGGCCGCGGACGCGAGCGGGCGTACGCGTACTTCCTCTACCCGCCGGAGAAGCCGCTCACCGAGACGGCGCACGACCGGCTGGCCACCATGGCCGCCCACACCGACCTCGGCGCGGGCATGCAGATCGCCATGAAGGACCTCGAGATCCGCGGGGCGGGCAACCTGCTCGGCGGCGAGCAGTCCGGCCACATCGCCGGCGTCGGGTTCGACCTCTACGTGCGCATGGTCGGCGAGGCCGTCTCCGCCTTCCGCGGGGACGCCGAGGAGGAGACGCCCGAGGTCACCATCGAGCTGCCCGTCGACGCCCACCTGCCCGAGTCCTACATCGCCACGGAGCGGCTGCGGCTGGAGGCGTACAAGAAGATCGCCACCGCGCACGACGCCGCGGCGCTCGACGAGGTGCGTGCGGAGCTCACCGACCGCTACGGCGCACTGCCCGAGGTCGCCGGCGCGCTGTTCGACGTCGCCGCATTCCGCAACCACGCCCGCCGCGCGGAGCTCACGGACATCACCGCTCAGGGCAAGTACATCCGGTTCGCCCCGATGAACCTCCCCGAGTCGGCGCAGCTGCGGCTCAAGCGGCTCTATCCCGGGACCATCCTCAAGCCCGCCATCCGGGCGGTCCTCGTGCCGTTCCCCACCACCGCGCGGATCGGCGGGCGGCCGCTGCGCGGCACCGAGGTGCTGGAGTGGGCGCGCGGCCTCATCGATGCGGTGATTCTGGCGGACGTTGGTGCGGCGGCTAAGGTCGGCACCACTGCCTGA
- a CDS encoding acyltransferase family protein, producing the protein MFTPSGSPRHAGAAARGRDAVVDRHAPVRLAWPDAARGLAISLVVLYHATNWTASTGYDVSVLREVNETLRSLRMPLFFAVSGMFAAKWVTVPWSRLARGKLLFFAWVFVLWEPISLVVRLLTGYYQVADADWGTVAHHLAWSLLVPRSELWFIWTLAAFFVIARALRRVPAPIQLVLAAAVSAWALAGWEPESIAWRGTAQFVVFFLGGLHLRPLLERFAERVAHGIGWLWAVGAVAVWLGIQVGVRQLGFSDVPGLYLLANIAGVPAGVAVSVLASRVPGARYLPRSLGLEWIGSRTLPVFVTHTSVVLGLLFLLYSNAIWIPAPQSQWLPVALWAAAIAVGLGLGALAPRIGARWLFAPPRWLSGAKP; encoded by the coding sequence ATGTTCACCCCTTCCGGATCCCCGCGACACGCAGGTGCGGCGGCACGGGGGCGCGACGCCGTCGTCGACCGGCACGCCCCCGTGCGCCTCGCCTGGCCCGACGCCGCCCGCGGTCTCGCCATCTCACTCGTCGTGCTCTACCACGCGACCAACTGGACGGCGTCGACCGGCTACGACGTGAGCGTGCTGCGGGAGGTCAACGAGACGCTGCGCAGCCTGCGGATGCCCCTGTTCTTCGCCGTGTCCGGCATGTTCGCCGCGAAGTGGGTCACGGTGCCGTGGTCCCGCCTGGCCCGCGGCAAGCTGCTCTTCTTCGCCTGGGTGTTCGTCCTGTGGGAGCCGATCTCCCTCGTGGTCCGCCTGCTCACGGGCTACTACCAGGTGGCCGACGCCGACTGGGGCACCGTGGCCCACCACCTCGCCTGGTCGCTGCTGGTCCCCCGCTCCGAGCTGTGGTTCATCTGGACGCTGGCGGCGTTCTTCGTGATCGCGCGGGCGCTACGACGGGTACCTGCGCCGATCCAGCTGGTGCTCGCCGCGGCCGTGAGCGCGTGGGCGCTGGCCGGCTGGGAACCGGAGAGCATCGCTTGGCGGGGCACCGCGCAGTTCGTGGTGTTCTTCCTCGGCGGGCTGCACCTGCGCCCGCTGCTCGAACGGTTCGCCGAGCGGGTCGCCCACGGGATCGGCTGGCTGTGGGCGGTGGGCGCCGTCGCTGTCTGGCTCGGGATCCAGGTCGGGGTGCGGCAGCTCGGCTTCTCCGACGTCCCCGGGCTCTATCTGCTGGCCAACATCGCTGGTGTGCCGGCCGGGGTGGCGGTGAGCGTGCTCGCGTCCCGGGTGCCCGGCGCCCGGTATCTGCCCAGGTCACTCGGGCTGGAGTGGATCGGCTCGCGGACCCTGCCCGTGTTCGTCACCCACACCTCCGTGGTGCTCGGGCTGCTCTTCCTGCTGTACAGCAACGCGATCTGGATCCCGGCGCCGCAGTCGCAGTGGCTGCCGGTGGCGCTCTGGGCGGCGGCGATCGCCGTCGGGCTGGGGCTGGGTGCCCTGGCCCCGCGGATCGGGGCACGCTGGCTGTTCGCGCCGCCGAGATGGCTGTCGGGCGCCAAACCTTAA
- a CDS encoding Coagulation factor 5/8 type domain-containing protein: protein MAVTCLTATTLVTPASAIDTAGQQPAALAEPVLPSPESEVNATGTPFTGTRPDGTVYGLIDAHSHMFMQDGMGGAAVCGKVFSADGVAAALQDCPSHEPDGAGALLENLTRNGSPFGTHDTTGWPTFTDWPAYDSLTHQQMYYRWVERAWRGGQRVLVNDLVTNGLLCSINPGTYQSCDEMTAIRLQAQDTYDLQAYVDAQYGGPGRGWFRIVTTSEQARQVIEEGKLAVVLGVETSEPFGCKQTLRIPHCSRADIDAGLDELYDLGVRSMYLCHKFDNALCGVRFDAGSMGTIINAGQFLSTGTWWDARSCPADQPHDNNPGNGELPPALEDDLPPVLPLYPPGTLCNTKGLSSLGAYAVRGLVERGMMVEIDHMSAKAADQTLDILEAEDYPGVLSTHSWMDERYLDRLYALGGFATIYGHAAEEFVAEYNRTAPVRDQYGAGIGFGFDMNGFGGTPPPRDDAAGTGVTYPFRSFDGGTLLDRQTTGERTWDINVDGVPHYGLVPDFVEDLRLVGGQDLIDDLARGPESYLTTWAGAEAH from the coding sequence GTGGCGGTCACCTGCCTCACCGCGACGACGCTGGTGACCCCGGCGTCCGCCATTGACACCGCCGGGCAACAGCCCGCCGCCCTGGCCGAGCCCGTGCTCCCCAGCCCGGAGTCCGAGGTCAACGCCACCGGCACGCCCTTCACCGGCACCCGGCCCGACGGGACGGTGTACGGGCTCATCGACGCGCACAGCCACATGTTCATGCAGGACGGCATGGGCGGCGCCGCCGTCTGCGGCAAGGTCTTCTCGGCGGACGGCGTCGCGGCCGCGCTGCAGGACTGCCCGTCGCACGAGCCGGACGGCGCCGGCGCCCTGCTGGAGAACCTGACCCGGAACGGCTCGCCGTTCGGCACGCACGACACCACGGGCTGGCCCACCTTCACGGACTGGCCCGCCTACGACTCGCTCACCCACCAGCAGATGTACTACCGCTGGGTGGAGCGGGCCTGGCGCGGCGGACAGCGGGTGCTCGTCAACGATCTGGTCACCAACGGCCTGCTGTGCTCCATCAACCCGGGCACCTACCAGAGCTGCGACGAGATGACGGCGATCCGGCTCCAGGCGCAGGACACCTACGACCTGCAGGCCTACGTCGACGCGCAGTACGGCGGGCCGGGCCGCGGCTGGTTCCGGATCGTCACCACCAGCGAGCAGGCGCGGCAGGTGATCGAGGAGGGCAAGCTCGCCGTCGTGCTCGGCGTCGAGACGTCGGAGCCGTTCGGCTGCAAGCAGACCCTGCGGATCCCGCACTGCTCGCGCGCCGACATCGACGCGGGCCTCGACGAGCTCTACGACCTGGGCGTGCGCTCGATGTACCTGTGCCACAAGTTCGACAACGCGCTGTGCGGCGTGCGGTTCGACGCCGGGAGCATGGGCACCATCATCAACGCCGGCCAGTTCCTCTCCACCGGCACCTGGTGGGACGCACGCTCCTGCCCCGCGGACCAGCCGCACGACAACAACCCGGGCAACGGCGAGCTCCCGCCCGCGCTGGAGGACGACCTGCCGCCCGTGCTCCCCCTCTACCCGCCCGGGACCCTCTGCAACACGAAGGGGCTGAGCAGTCTCGGCGCCTACGCCGTCCGCGGTCTGGTCGAGCGCGGCATGATGGTCGAGATCGACCACATGAGCGCGAAGGCCGCCGACCAGACCCTCGACATCCTCGAGGCGGAGGACTACCCCGGCGTCCTGTCGACGCACTCCTGGATGGACGAGAGGTACCTCGACCGGCTCTACGCGCTCGGTGGGTTCGCGACCATCTACGGGCACGCCGCCGAGGAGTTCGTCGCGGAGTACAACCGCACCGCGCCGGTACGCGACCAGTACGGCGCCGGGATCGGGTTCGGCTTCGACATGAACGGGTTCGGCGGCACGCCGCCGCCCCGGGACGACGCCGCGGGAACCGGAGTCACCTACCCGTTCCGGTCGTTCGACGGCGGGACGCTGCTCGACCGGCAGACGACCGGCGAACGCACCTGGGACATCAACGTGGACGGTGTTCCGCACTACGGGCTGGTGCCCGACTTCGTCGAGGACCTGCGCCTCGTGGGCGGCCAGGACCTCATCGACGACCTGGCCCGCGGCCCGGAGAGCTACCTGACGACGTGGGCGGGGGCGGAGGCGCACTGA
- the pth gene encoding aminoacyl-tRNA hydrolase encodes MSDRPWLVVGLGNPGPKYAGNRHNVGQMVLDLLAERTGARFSKHPRAQAVVAEARLGVLPGGAPGPRVILAKPTTYMNTSGGPVSALAKYYDVEPDQVVMVHDEVDIPFDTIKLKIGGGEGGHNGLRDTTKALGTKDYHRVRVGVGRPPGRMDTADYVLRDFAGTEKKDLPILVDDAADAVELLVTEGLLAAQGKYHVAKA; translated from the coding sequence ATGAGCGACCGGCCCTGGCTCGTCGTCGGGCTCGGCAACCCCGGTCCCAAGTACGCCGGCAACCGGCACAACGTGGGCCAGATGGTGCTGGACCTGCTCGCCGAGCGCACCGGCGCGCGGTTCTCCAAGCACCCGCGCGCGCAGGCCGTCGTCGCCGAGGCGCGCCTCGGCGTGCTGCCCGGCGGGGCGCCGGGCCCGCGCGTGATCCTCGCCAAGCCGACCACCTACATGAACACCTCCGGTGGCCCGGTCAGCGCGCTCGCGAAGTACTACGACGTCGAGCCCGACCAGGTGGTCATGGTGCACGACGAGGTGGACATCCCCTTCGACACGATCAAGCTCAAGATCGGCGGGGGCGAGGGCGGCCACAACGGGCTGCGCGACACCACCAAGGCGCTCGGGACCAAGGACTACCACCGGGTGCGCGTCGGCGTCGGCCGCCCACCCGGCCGGATGGACACGGCGGACTACGTGCTGCGCGACTTCGCCGGGACCGAGAAGAAGGACCTGCCGATCCTGGTCGACGACGCCGCCGACGCCGTCGAGCTGCTGGTGACGGAGGGCCTGCTGGCCGCCCAGGGCAAGTACCACGTAGCCAAGGCCTGA